Proteins from a genomic interval of Stenotrophomonas maltophilia R551-3:
- the rhlB gene encoding ATP-dependent RNA helicase RhlB, with translation MSDKPLTDLTFSSFELHPALQAGLEGAGFTRCTPIQALTLPVALPGGDVAGQAQTGTGKTLAFLVAVVNRLLTRPALADRKPEDPRALILAPTRELAIQIHKDAVKFGSDLGLRFALVYGGVDYDKQREILQQGVDVIIATPGRLIDYVKQHKVVSLHACEICVLDEADRMFDLGFIKDIRFLLRRMPERTTRQTLLFSATLSHRVLELAYEHMNEPQKLVVEAETITAARVRQRIYFPADDEKIPLLLGLLSRSEGARTMVFVNTKVFVERVARSLEKAGYRVGVLSGDVPQKKRESLLNRFQKGQLEILVATDVAARGLHIDGIKYVYNYDLPFDAEDYVHRIGRTARLGEEGDAISFACERYAMGLPDIEAYIEQKIPSEPVTKELLTPLPRPERPAPAAGEDGEDNESVGQIFREAREARAAEEERRGGGRSGGRSGSGGGRGGRDGERSGERRPRGPRKPRVEGEQAAAAPVAGAEAAAAQAPRPPRPPRAEGAPDVAVDGEHKPRKRRRRRHGRPVEGAEGVQAKAGNGAGPVTPVQVVAKPVRTAADTGDSFLTRIGRKIRRMLSGS, from the coding sequence ATGAGCGACAAACCGCTGACCGATTTGACCTTTTCCTCCTTCGAGCTGCATCCGGCCCTGCAGGCTGGCCTTGAAGGAGCCGGATTCACCCGCTGCACCCCGATCCAGGCGTTGACCCTGCCGGTCGCGCTGCCCGGCGGTGATGTTGCCGGCCAGGCGCAGACCGGTACCGGCAAGACGCTGGCCTTCCTGGTCGCTGTCGTGAACCGCCTGCTGACCCGCCCGGCCCTGGCCGACCGCAAGCCGGAAGACCCGCGTGCGCTGATCCTGGCGCCGACCCGCGAACTGGCCATCCAGATCCACAAGGATGCGGTGAAGTTCGGTTCCGACCTGGGCCTGCGCTTCGCGCTGGTCTACGGCGGCGTCGACTACGACAAGCAGCGCGAGATCCTGCAGCAGGGCGTGGACGTGATCATCGCCACCCCGGGCCGCCTGATCGACTACGTCAAGCAGCACAAGGTGGTCTCGCTGCACGCCTGCGAGATCTGCGTGCTGGACGAAGCCGACCGCATGTTCGACCTGGGCTTCATCAAGGACATCCGCTTCCTGCTGCGCCGCATGCCCGAGCGCACCACCCGCCAGACCCTGCTGTTCAGTGCCACCCTCAGCCACCGCGTGCTGGAGCTGGCCTACGAGCACATGAACGAGCCGCAGAAGCTGGTGGTCGAAGCCGAGACCATCACCGCCGCCCGCGTGCGCCAGCGCATCTACTTCCCGGCCGACGACGAGAAGATCCCGCTGCTGCTGGGCCTGCTGTCGCGCAGCGAAGGCGCCCGCACCATGGTCTTCGTCAACACCAAGGTGTTCGTCGAGCGCGTGGCCCGTTCGCTGGAAAAGGCCGGCTACCGCGTCGGCGTGCTGTCCGGCGACGTGCCGCAGAAGAAGCGCGAGAGCCTGCTCAACCGCTTCCAGAAGGGCCAGCTGGAAATCCTGGTCGCCACCGACGTGGCCGCGCGCGGCCTGCACATCGATGGCATCAAGTACGTCTACAACTACGACCTGCCGTTCGACGCTGAAGATTACGTGCACCGCATCGGCCGTACCGCGCGCCTGGGCGAAGAGGGCGATGCGATCAGCTTCGCCTGCGAGCGCTACGCGATGGGCCTGCCGGACATCGAGGCCTACATCGAGCAGAAGATTCCGTCCGAGCCGGTCACCAAGGAACTGCTGACCCCGCTGCCGCGCCCGGAACGCCCGGCCCCGGCGGCAGGCGAGGACGGCGAGGACAACGAGAGCGTCGGCCAGATCTTCCGTGAAGCGCGCGAAGCCCGCGCCGCCGAAGAAGAGCGTCGTGGCGGCGGCCGTAGTGGTGGCCGCTCTGGCAGTGGCGGTGGCCGCGGTGGTCGTGACGGCGAGCGCAGCGGCGAACGCCGCCCGCGTGGCCCGCGCAAGCCGCGCGTGGAAGGCGAACAGGCTGCTGCCGCCCCGGTTGCCGGCGCCGAAGCTGCTGCGGCCCAGGCCCCGCGTCCGCCGCGCCCGCCGCGTGCCGAAGGTGCACCGGACGTGGCAGTGGATGGCGAGCACAAGCCGCGCAAGCGCCGTCGTCGTCGCCACGGCCGTCCGGTCGAAGGTGCCGAAGGCGTGCAGGCCAAGGCCGGCAATGGCGCCGGCCCGGTTACCCCGGTGCAGGTGGTGGCCAAGCCGGTGCGCACCGCCGCCGATACCGGTGATTCGTTCCTGACCCGCATCGGCCGCAAGATCCGCCGGATGCTGTCGGGCAGCTGA
- the trxA gene encoding thioredoxin yields MSDKVVHVGDADFDSAVLNSKEPVLVDFWAEWCGPCKMIAPALDELADAYQGRAKIAKVNVDHNRALAAKYHVRSIPYLVVFKDGEKVGEQIGAVGKAQLAGLLDKALA; encoded by the coding sequence ATGAGCGACAAGGTTGTACATGTCGGCGACGCCGACTTTGATAGCGCAGTGCTGAATTCCAAGGAACCGGTGCTGGTCGATTTCTGGGCCGAGTGGTGTGGCCCGTGCAAGATGATCGCCCCGGCGCTGGACGAACTGGCCGATGCCTACCAGGGCCGCGCCAAGATCGCCAAGGTCAACGTCGACCACAACCGTGCGCTGGCCGCCAAGTACCACGTGCGCTCGATCCCGTACCTGGTCGTGTTCAAGGACGGCGAGAAGGTCGGCGAGCAGATCGGTGCGGTGGGCAAGGCCCAGCTGGCCGGCCTGCTGGACAAGGCGCTGGCCTGA
- a CDS encoding energy transducer TonB — translation MMRPPLFLALALAVGAGAPLLAGDASAQTTRAVRATAEMSMVLSGHIEVTPEGAVSSLVLDQKSMLSPSIASFVEGTIGGWRFEPTLRDGKAVAARAPLRVRLRGKAMADGGYEVSMTSVNFSEYDEKATDSVTQGRMTPPRYPEEVYRSGGQGEVLLVVKIARDGRVADVVAEQVNMTVVGRERTLAKMREILAKAAVSSARKWTFNPPTTGEASTRDTWTVRIPVNFGLNDDPNGAERYGRWRAFIPGPRQTVPWRKADPIEQAGSDLLPEGGIYMVDGARRGLRLLTPLEQG, via the coding sequence ATGATGCGTCCCCCCCTGTTCCTCGCTCTCGCGTTGGCCGTTGGTGCCGGCGCTCCCCTGCTTGCTGGCGACGCCAGCGCGCAGACCACGCGCGCGGTGCGTGCCACCGCGGAGATGAGCATGGTGCTCTCTGGCCATATCGAGGTCACGCCCGAGGGCGCGGTCAGTTCGCTGGTACTGGACCAGAAGTCGATGCTGTCTCCGAGCATCGCGTCCTTCGTGGAGGGCACCATTGGTGGCTGGCGCTTCGAACCCACCCTGCGCGATGGCAAGGCGGTGGCGGCGCGTGCACCATTGCGGGTGCGCCTGCGGGGCAAGGCCATGGCCGATGGTGGCTACGAAGTCAGCATGACCAGCGTCAATTTCAGCGAGTACGATGAGAAAGCCACCGATTCGGTGACCCAAGGGCGCATGACACCCCCTCGTTATCCGGAAGAGGTCTATCGGAGCGGTGGGCAGGGTGAAGTGTTGCTGGTGGTCAAGATCGCGCGTGACGGCAGGGTGGCCGATGTCGTTGCCGAGCAGGTGAACATGACCGTGGTCGGACGCGAGCGCACCCTCGCCAAGATGCGCGAGATCCTGGCCAAGGCCGCCGTCAGCAGTGCCCGCAAGTGGACGTTCAACCCACCGACCACCGGCGAGGCCAGCACCCGCGACACCTGGACGGTACGCATACCGGTGAATTTCGGCCTGAACGATGATCCCAATGGAGCGGAGCGCTATGGCCGCTGGCGTGCCTTCATTCCTGGCCCGCGGCAGACCGTGCCGTGGCGCAAGGCGGACCCGATCGAGCAGGCCGGCAGCGACCTGCTGCCCGAGGGCGGCATCTACATGGTGGACGGCGCCAGGCGCGGCCTGCGCCTGCTGACCCCGCTGGAGCAGGGCTGA
- a CDS encoding sensor domain-containing diguanylate cyclase produces the protein MPTLSPRLNLGKLILALALLSAIIALANTLLASYRVQRDQLVGNTLEANRVYATKLAETTQNFLLAAQQELAYAATRLGQGDLDPTQAQDEASRLQLQTNSFNSSLVVDADGLVIATSPQTLQLQGEILHSVGNNAALAARQPMISDPYQSATGKLLVSLSHPIFDRQGHYRGYVSGTLYLRQRSALHTLLGKHYYRDGSYLYVVDRHGRLLYHADGDRVGDYVVGNPAVKAVVRGERGAQQVRNNRGVSMLAGYAPVPATGWGIIAQRPTESTLQPLSRLMTAVIWNAIPLGLLSLLVTWWFARRISLPLWQLARNVQGGEDTGNAINHVSGIRAWYFEVAQLKQAVLHSFNALQDRIGTLNRASRTDPLTGLLNRRGLQQALDALQVQGIPFAILALDIDRFKTINDAHGHDVGDAAIVHIADQMRRYSRDSDILCRAGGEEFLLLLPGIGTESARQAGERLRQHIADHPFEPVGTITVSLGVAHFPSFHVDAEQALRLADKALYLAKEQGRNRVVVYPYAD, from the coding sequence ATGCCAACGCTGTCCCCCCGCCTCAACCTGGGCAAGCTGATCCTCGCCCTGGCCCTGCTCAGCGCCATCATCGCCCTGGCCAATACCCTGCTGGCCAGCTATCGGGTGCAGCGCGACCAGCTGGTCGGCAACACCCTGGAAGCCAACCGCGTCTACGCCACCAAGCTGGCCGAAACCACCCAGAACTTCCTGCTGGCCGCGCAGCAGGAGCTGGCCTATGCCGCCACCCGCCTCGGCCAGGGCGACCTCGATCCGACGCAGGCCCAGGATGAAGCCAGCCGCCTGCAGCTGCAGACCAACAGCTTCAACTCATCGCTGGTGGTGGACGCCGATGGGCTGGTGATCGCCACCTCGCCGCAGACCCTGCAGCTGCAGGGCGAGATACTGCACAGCGTCGGCAACAACGCGGCACTGGCAGCGCGCCAGCCGATGATCAGCGACCCGTACCAGTCGGCCACCGGCAAGCTGCTGGTCTCGCTGTCGCACCCGATCTTCGACCGCCAGGGCCACTATCGCGGTTACGTCAGCGGCACCCTGTACCTGCGCCAGCGCAGCGCGCTGCATACGCTGCTGGGCAAGCACTACTACCGCGACGGCTCCTATCTGTACGTGGTCGACCGCCACGGCCGCCTGCTGTACCACGCCGATGGCGATCGGGTGGGCGACTACGTGGTCGGCAACCCGGCAGTGAAGGCGGTGGTGCGCGGCGAACGCGGTGCGCAGCAGGTACGCAACAACCGTGGCGTGTCGATGCTGGCCGGTTATGCGCCGGTGCCGGCCACCGGCTGGGGCATCATCGCCCAGCGCCCGACCGAATCCACCCTGCAGCCGCTGTCGCGGTTGATGACGGCGGTGATCTGGAACGCGATTCCGCTGGGCCTGCTGTCGCTGCTGGTCACCTGGTGGTTCGCCCGTCGCATCTCGCTGCCGCTATGGCAGCTGGCGCGCAACGTGCAGGGCGGCGAGGACACCGGCAACGCGATCAACCACGTCAGCGGCATCCGCGCCTGGTACTTCGAGGTCGCCCAGCTCAAGCAGGCGGTGCTGCACAGCTTCAACGCGCTGCAGGACCGGATCGGCACGCTCAACCGTGCCAGCCGCACCGATCCGCTGACCGGCCTGCTCAACCGCCGCGGCCTGCAGCAGGCGCTGGATGCGCTGCAGGTGCAGGGCATCCCGTTCGCGATCCTGGCGCTGGACATCGATCGCTTCAAGACGATCAACGATGCCCATGGCCATGACGTCGGTGACGCCGCCATCGTCCACATCGCCGACCAGATGCGCCGCTACTCGCGTGACAGCGACATCCTCTGCCGCGCCGGTGGCGAGGAGTTCCTGCTGTTGCTGCCGGGCATCGGCACCGAATCGGCGCGACAGGCCGGCGAGCGCCTGCGCCAGCACATTGCCGACCATCCGTTCGAGCCAGTTGGCACCATCACCGTGTCGCTGGGCGTGGCGCATTTCCCCAGCTTCCATGTCGACGCCGAGCAGGCGCTGCGGCTGGCCGACAAGGCGCTGTACCTGGCCAAGGAACAGGGTCGCAACCGAGTGGTGGTGTACCCGTACGCGGATTGA
- the ftsE gene encoding cell division ATP-binding protein FtsE: MSVLRFDNVSKQYAGGHEALTDVSFEVAPGEMLFVTGHSGAGKSTLLKLIHLDERPSRGAVVFDERNLLKVRGGDVPRHRRAVGAVYQDHRLLMDRSIAENVALPLILRGTRRGDINKRVRSVLERMGLGHREKALPSQLSAGEQQRVGIARAIVGEPKLLVADEPTGNLDPTLAAEIMALFAELPSRGTSVLVVSHDLPLLRRMRKRVLILDHGRLVDDISPQDLAE, from the coding sequence ATGAGTGTCCTGCGCTTCGACAATGTCAGCAAACAGTACGCCGGTGGCCACGAGGCGCTGACCGATGTCAGCTTCGAGGTCGCGCCGGGCGAGATGCTGTTCGTCACCGGCCATTCCGGTGCGGGCAAGAGCACCCTGCTCAAGTTGATCCACCTGGACGAGCGGCCCAGCCGTGGCGCGGTGGTGTTCGACGAGCGCAACCTGCTGAAGGTGCGCGGCGGCGATGTGCCCCGCCACCGTCGCGCGGTCGGTGCGGTCTACCAGGACCACCGCCTGCTGATGGACCGCTCGATTGCCGAGAACGTGGCACTGCCGCTGATCCTGCGCGGCACCCGCCGTGGCGACATCAACAAGCGGGTGCGCTCGGTACTGGAACGGATGGGCCTGGGACACCGCGAGAAGGCGCTGCCCTCGCAGTTGTCGGCCGGCGAGCAGCAGCGCGTCGGCATCGCCCGCGCCATCGTCGGCGAACCCAAGCTGCTGGTGGCCGACGAGCCGACCGGCAACCTCGACCCGACCCTGGCGGCGGAGATCATGGCGCTGTTCGCTGAGCTGCCTTCGCGCGGCACCAGCGTGCTGGTGGTCAGCCACGACCTGCCGCTGCTGCGCCGCATGCGCAAGCGCGTGCTGATCCTCGATCACGGCCGGCTGGTGGATGACATCTCGCCGCAGGACCTGGCGGAGTAA
- a CDS encoding GTP-binding protein, which translates to MREHKVVVLGGMGSGKSTLVRSIAAGAVIDTDVANSDRMGADKASTTVALDYADIDLPNGERLRLYGTPGQQRFDFLWPILLQGARGAVLLLDARRAGVAAELDAYLQVLRPFAGGLALVVAVTHLDQMPDALLDDWSARASLDDQPLPLLAVDARDREQGLLLMDVLMSEMEAHALVVAHG; encoded by the coding sequence ATGCGTGAGCACAAGGTGGTGGTGCTGGGCGGGATGGGCAGCGGCAAGTCGACCCTGGTGCGCAGTATTGCCGCCGGTGCGGTGATCGACACCGACGTTGCCAACAGTGACCGTATGGGTGCGGACAAGGCCTCGACCACCGTAGCGCTGGACTATGCCGATATCGACCTGCCCAACGGCGAGCGCCTGCGACTGTACGGAACGCCTGGGCAGCAACGTTTTGATTTCCTGTGGCCGATCCTGTTGCAGGGCGCGCGTGGTGCGGTGCTGCTGCTGGATGCGCGCCGCGCGGGCGTGGCGGCCGAGCTGGACGCCTACCTGCAGGTGCTGCGGCCCTTCGCAGGTGGGCTGGCGCTGGTGGTGGCAGTGACTCACCTCGACCAGATGCCGGATGCGTTGCTGGACGATTGGAGTGCCCGCGCCAGCCTGGACGACCAACCGCTGCCGCTGCTGGCGGTGGATGCCCGCGACCGCGAACAGGGATTGCTGCTGATGGATGTGCTGATGAGCGAAATGGAAGCGCACGCGCTGGTGGTTGCGCATGGCTGA
- the rho gene encoding transcription termination factor Rho: MSDNTPETGSAEAPAEKRVRKPRVAKAAAPAAAETSAAPAQPALPLAAAPEAPAPAAAAPAPSAPAAEAPASSGGGDGGEGRESGQPRQQNHQGGGQNQNPYNQNQQGQGQGNRRDRFRNRRDRDRNGGGGGGRFRDDGMPNDNGEQQPFVPRPHASVPEGFPVYSLSDLKRMPAQKLLEIAEQLQISEGVARARKQDVIFALLKVLTRHGDGVAADGVLEILPDGFGFLRAAEASYLAGPDDTYISPSQIRRFNLRTGDHLSGRIRFPKDGERYFALSIVDTINGEPLEASKNKVLFENLTALFPRRRFTLERGNGSSEDITGRILDLMAPQGKGQRSLIVSQPKAGKTMMMQQVATAITTNHPDVHLIVLLIDERPEEVTEMQRTVRGEVISSTFDEPAARHVQVAEMVIERAKRLVEHKKDVVILLDSITRLARAYNNVVPSSGKVLTGGVDANALHRPKRFFGAARNVEEGGSLTIIATALVDTGSKMDEVIYEEFKGTGNSEVHLSRRIAEKRVFPAIDINRSGTRREDLLIEPELLQKIWILRKLLHPMDEMAAMEFLLDKMKNTKSNDEFFGSMKR; encoded by the coding sequence TTGTCCGATAACACTCCCGAAACCGGCAGCGCCGAAGCGCCCGCCGAAAAGCGCGTGCGCAAGCCCCGCGTAGCCAAGGCTGCCGCTCCGGCCGCCGCCGAAACCAGCGCCGCACCGGCGCAGCCCGCCCTGCCGCTGGCAGCCGCGCCCGAAGCGCCGGCACCGGCCGCAGCGGCCCCCGCGCCGAGCGCGCCCGCCGCCGAGGCCCCTGCCAGCAGTGGCGGCGGTGACGGTGGTGAGGGCCGCGAATCCGGCCAGCCGCGGCAGCAGAACCACCAGGGCGGTGGCCAGAACCAGAACCCGTACAACCAGAACCAGCAGGGTCAGGGTCAGGGCAATCGCCGCGACCGTTTCCGCAACCGCCGCGATCGTGATCGCAATGGCGGCGGCGGCGGTGGTCGCTTTCGCGATGACGGCATGCCCAACGACAACGGCGAGCAGCAGCCCTTCGTGCCGCGTCCGCATGCCAGCGTGCCGGAAGGTTTCCCGGTCTACTCGCTGAGCGACCTCAAGCGCATGCCGGCACAGAAGCTGCTGGAGATCGCCGAACAACTGCAGATCTCCGAAGGCGTGGCGCGCGCGCGCAAGCAGGACGTGATCTTCGCCCTGCTGAAGGTGCTGACCCGCCATGGTGACGGCGTTGCCGCCGACGGCGTGCTGGAAATCCTGCCGGACGGCTTCGGCTTCCTGCGCGCGGCCGAAGCGAGCTACCTGGCCGGCCCGGACGACACCTACATCTCGCCCAGCCAGATCCGCCGCTTCAACCTGCGCACCGGCGACCACCTGTCCGGCCGCATCCGCTTCCCCAAGGACGGCGAGCGCTACTTCGCGCTGTCGATCGTGGACACCATCAACGGTGAGCCGCTGGAAGCATCGAAGAACAAGGTGCTGTTCGAGAACCTGACCGCACTGTTCCCGCGCCGCCGCTTCACCCTGGAGCGTGGCAACGGTTCGTCGGAAGACATCACCGGCCGCATCCTCGACCTGATGGCGCCGCAGGGCAAGGGCCAGCGCTCGCTCATCGTTTCCCAGCCGAAGGCGGGTAAAACGATGATGATGCAGCAGGTGGCCACGGCCATCACCACCAACCACCCGGACGTGCACCTGATCGTGCTGCTGATCGACGAGCGCCCGGAAGAAGTGACCGAGATGCAGCGCACCGTGCGCGGTGAAGTCATCAGCTCGACCTTCGACGAGCCGGCCGCGCGCCACGTGCAGGTGGCCGAAATGGTCATCGAGCGCGCCAAGCGCCTGGTCGAGCACAAGAAGGACGTGGTGATCCTGCTCGACTCGATCACCCGCCTGGCCCGCGCCTACAACAACGTGGTGCCGAGCTCGGGCAAGGTGCTGACCGGTGGTGTGGACGCCAACGCCCTGCACCGTCCGAAGCGCTTCTTCGGTGCCGCGCGTAATGTGGAAGAAGGCGGCAGCCTGACCATCATCGCCACCGCGCTGGTCGACACCGGCTCGAAGATGGACGAGGTGATCTACGAAGAGTTCAAGGGCACCGGCAACAGCGAAGTGCACCTGAGCCGCCGTATCGCTGAAAAGCGCGTGTTCCCGGCCATCGACATCAACCGTTCCGGCACCCGCCGCGAAGACCTGCTGATCGAGCCGGAGCTGCTGCAGAAGATCTGGATCCTGCGCAAGCTGCTGCATCCGATGGATGAAATGGCCGCGATGGAGTTCCTGCTCGACAAGATGAAGAACACCAAGTCCAACGACGAATTCTTCGGTTCGATGAAGCGCTGA
- the ftsX gene encoding permease-like cell division protein FtsX, with product MAKNENSEAAAPSRVGVWFQHHVHSVVFSLGRACRKPWATLLTVMVMALALALPLGLSIALDNLKQFAGSVQQSRDINVFLKGNVDGPGALRLAGQLRDRDDVAEVNVRTPEQGLQELRDAGLGEAIDALNDNPLPSLLVITPGQGKDDARLARALESLPEADLVQHDALWRQRLDAWLAFGARLVQVLSVLLGVGAALVVGNTVRLDIQARREEIGVLQLLGASDGFIRRPFLYLGAWYGLGAGAVALALIAAAGAALRMPLAELSRSYGSPFVLHGLDLLHGGLVLLGTLLLGWLGAWLVTGHFLRQTRPTDT from the coding sequence ATGGCGAAGAACGAAAACAGCGAAGCCGCCGCCCCCTCGCGCGTGGGTGTGTGGTTCCAGCACCACGTGCACAGCGTGGTGTTCAGCCTTGGCCGCGCCTGCCGCAAGCCGTGGGCGACCCTGCTGACGGTGATGGTCATGGCACTGGCACTGGCGTTGCCGCTGGGGCTGTCGATCGCGCTGGACAACCTCAAGCAGTTCGCCGGCAGCGTGCAGCAGTCGCGCGACATCAACGTATTCCTGAAGGGCAATGTCGATGGCCCCGGCGCACTGCGCCTGGCCGGGCAGCTGCGCGACCGCGACGACGTTGCCGAAGTGAACGTGCGTACGCCCGAGCAGGGCCTGCAGGAACTGCGCGATGCCGGCCTCGGCGAGGCGATCGATGCGCTCAACGACAACCCGCTGCCCTCGCTGCTGGTGATCACTCCCGGCCAGGGCAAGGACGATGCGCGCCTGGCGCGCGCGCTGGAAAGCCTGCCCGAGGCCGACCTGGTGCAACACGACGCGCTGTGGCGCCAGCGCCTGGATGCCTGGCTCGCCTTTGGCGCGCGGCTGGTGCAGGTGCTGTCGGTGCTGCTTGGCGTCGGTGCCGCATTGGTGGTCGGCAACACCGTGCGCCTGGACATCCAGGCCCGCCGTGAAGAGATCGGCGTGCTGCAGCTGCTGGGTGCCAGCGATGGCTTCATCCGCCGTCCGTTCCTGTACCTGGGCGCCTGGTATGGCCTGGGCGCCGGCGCGGTGGCGCTGGCCCTGATCGCCGCCGCCGGTGCCGCGCTGCGCATGCCGCTGGCCGAACTCTCGCGCAGCTACGGCAGCCCGTTCGTGCTGCACGGCCTGGACCTGCTGCATGGCGGCCTGGTCCTGCTCGGCACGCTGCTGCTGGGCTGGCTGGGAGCGTGGCTGGTGACCGGCCATTTCCTGCGCCAGACCCGACCGACCGACACCTGA
- a CDS encoding roadblock/LC7 domain-containing protein, giving the protein MADGQAAVLPDAGQRERLQPLLQDLLQRVEGVRTVVLASVDGFALVSAGAEGRGERLAAMTSAMLALAAAVGRELLLGDLQTLMLEAAGGKVLMLAIQAEGRAPLLLMAACDQRSVIGQVLWQSRECGQAILAELGGS; this is encoded by the coding sequence ATGGCTGACGGGCAGGCGGCGGTACTGCCTGATGCCGGCCAGCGAGAGCGCCTGCAGCCCTTGCTGCAGGATCTGCTGCAGCGTGTTGAAGGCGTGCGCACGGTCGTGCTGGCCAGCGTCGATGGTTTTGCGCTGGTGAGTGCCGGTGCCGAAGGGCGCGGCGAGCGGCTGGCGGCGATGACCAGCGCGATGCTGGCGCTGGCCGCGGCAGTTGGCCGCGAACTGCTGCTGGGCGATCTGCAGACGCTGATGCTGGAAGCGGCGGGCGGCAAGGTGCTGATGCTGGCGATCCAAGCTGAAGGGCGCGCACCGCTGCTGCTGATGGCGGCCTGCGACCAGCGCAGCGTGATCGGCCAGGTGCTGTGGCAGAGCAGGGAATGTGGCCAGGCGATCCTGGCAGAACTCGGCGGATCGTGA
- the aceK gene encoding bifunctional isocitrate dehydrogenase kinase/phosphatase — protein sequence MSQPVIATVLAPRIAGAIRDGFEDYHARFAAITVRARLRFEQRDWAGARQDAVERIALYDLCIAEQMDALRRLAGEVIGERALWLQVHAEYSALLQGLIDAELYKTFYNTLSRRLFATRGVDPALEFIAFDVEPSDAITHPVARHTYAVSPTRPVEALQRVLADYRFDIPYAHQLRCAAAIAVRLQDDLTHWGDTPVRSIELLDTVFYRERRAYLVGRVFGEHRFSPCVIALVNDERGLRADAVLTRRRDVAHLFGVSRSYFQANLATVGDAVVFLRSLLPGKPIDEIYTVLGRAKQGKTERYRTFFRHFNEHPQERLVHAEGTPGMVMAVFTLPSYPLVFKLIRDRFAWPKAMSRQQVEEKYALVFNLDRVGRLLDAQPYRHLRFPRDRFAPALLEELLQQCAQSVRLDGDEVEINLCYVQRRFRPLNLYLREQGGEAVRAAVLDYAQAITDMARNNIFPGDMLPKNFGVSRHGRAVFYDYDELCLVSDCVFRAWPQPRTPEEAMADEPWFHVGPRDVFPERFGPFMGLPASELAAVREHYRHLFDPAWWQGLQERFARADYPDTPPYAGAHRLA from the coding sequence ATGTCCCAGCCTGTCATCGCAACCGTACTGGCGCCGCGCATCGCCGGCGCCATCCGCGATGGTTTCGAGGATTACCACGCCCGCTTCGCGGCGATCACCGTTCGCGCCCGCCTGCGTTTCGAGCAGCGCGACTGGGCTGGTGCCCGCCAGGATGCGGTCGAGCGCATTGCCCTGTACGACCTGTGCATCGCCGAACAGATGGACGCGCTGCGTCGCCTGGCCGGTGAGGTGATCGGCGAGCGCGCGCTGTGGCTGCAGGTGCACGCGGAGTACAGCGCGCTGCTGCAGGGGCTGATCGACGCTGAGCTGTACAAGACCTTCTACAACACGTTGTCGCGGCGGCTGTTCGCCACTCGTGGCGTGGATCCGGCGCTGGAGTTCATTGCTTTTGATGTCGAACCGTCCGATGCCATCACCCATCCGGTCGCCCGGCATACCTATGCCGTCTCGCCGACGCGACCGGTGGAGGCGCTGCAGAGGGTACTGGCCGATTACCGCTTCGATATTCCCTATGCTCACCAGCTGCGCTGTGCGGCAGCGATCGCCGTACGCCTGCAGGATGACCTCACGCATTGGGGCGACACGCCGGTGCGCAGCATCGAGCTATTGGATACCGTGTTCTACCGCGAGCGCCGTGCTTATCTGGTCGGCCGGGTGTTCGGCGAGCATCGCTTCTCGCCGTGCGTGATCGCCCTGGTCAATGACGAGCGTGGCCTGCGTGCCGATGCGGTACTGACCCGGCGCCGCGATGTCGCCCACCTGTTCGGCGTGTCACGCAGTTATTTCCAGGCTAATCTGGCCACGGTCGGCGATGCCGTGGTGTTCCTGCGCAGCCTGCTGCCGGGCAAGCCGATCGACGAGATCTACACAGTGCTGGGCCGGGCCAAGCAGGGCAAGACCGAGCGCTACCGAACCTTCTTCCGCCACTTCAACGAGCATCCGCAGGAACGCCTGGTGCATGCCGAAGGCACGCCGGGCATGGTCATGGCGGTGTTCACCCTGCCCAGCTACCCGCTGGTGTTCAAGCTGATCCGCGATCGCTTCGCCTGGCCCAAGGCGATGTCGCGGCAGCAGGTGGAAGAAAAGTATGCGCTGGTGTTCAACCTGGACCGTGTCGGCCGCCTGCTGGACGCACAACCGTATCGCCACCTGCGTTTCCCACGTGACCGCTTCGCTCCGGCATTGCTGGAGGAACTGCTGCAGCAGTGCGCGCAGAGCGTGCGGCTGGATGGCGACGAGGTCGAGATCAACCTGTGCTACGTGCAGCGCCGCTTCCGCCCGTTGAATCTCTACCTGCGTGAGCAGGGCGGTGAGGCGGTGCGCGCGGCGGTGCTCGACTACGCGCAGGCAATCACCGACATGGCGCGCAACAACATCTTCCCCGGCGACATGCTGCCGAAGAACTTCGGCGTCTCGCGGCATGGCCGTGCGGTGTTCTACGACTACGACGAGCTCTGCCTGGTCAGTGACTGCGTGTTCCGTGCCTGGCCGCAGCCGCGCACGCCGGAGGAGGCCATGGCCGACGAGCCCTGGTTCCATGTGGGGCCGCGCGATGTGTTTCCCGAGCGCTTCGGCCCGTTCATGGGCCTGCCTGCCAGCGAGCTGGCGGCGGTACGCGAGCACTACCGGCATCTGTTCGATCCGGCGTGGTGGCAGGGTCTGCAGGAACGCTTCGCCCGCGCGGATTATCCGGATACGCCACCCTATGCTGGCGCGCACCGGCTGGCGTAG